Proteins from a genomic interval of Symmachiella macrocystis:
- a CDS encoding TRAP transporter large permease, producing MLVLLMLGYPMKVPLLAAALGVLWVFHPDVTPAVLVQQMIGGIKPAALMAVPMFIFAADIMTRGYSAQRLLDMVMAYCGHLRGGLPIASAVSCTLFGAMSGSTQATVVAIGGPLRPRLLQAGYSDAFTTALIINASDIALLIPPSIGMIVYGVVSGTSIGELFIAGVGPGLMILGMFCVYCWIASVRMNIARQPKADSATRWKSVRGAIFPLGFPVIVIGGIYSGFFSPTEAAAVSVLYAVILEIAIFRELSLRDLPDIALSTGVVTAVVFVLVGAGAAFSWVISFAQLPDALINDWLGLSAASGYWTIMLTIAAAFFIGCMFVDPIVVILILTPIFHPVAAAAGIDPVLVGIVVTLQVAIGSATPPFGCDIFTAIAVFRRPYWEVIRGTPPFIAILLLAAVLLIAFPEISLFLRDLAFG from the coding sequence ATGCTCGTACTGCTGATGCTGGGTTATCCGATGAAGGTACCCCTGCTAGCGGCGGCGCTGGGAGTCTTATGGGTCTTTCATCCGGATGTGACTCCGGCGGTGCTCGTGCAGCAAATGATCGGCGGCATCAAGCCGGCGGCGTTAATGGCCGTACCGATGTTTATTTTCGCAGCCGACATCATGACACGGGGATATTCCGCGCAGCGATTGCTCGACATGGTAATGGCCTATTGCGGACATCTTCGGGGCGGTCTGCCCATCGCCAGCGCGGTGAGCTGTACGTTATTCGGAGCCATGTCCGGTTCGACGCAAGCCACCGTCGTCGCTATCGGCGGTCCGTTGCGGCCGCGACTTCTCCAAGCCGGCTATTCCGATGCGTTCACCACCGCCCTGATCATTAATGCCAGCGACATTGCGCTGTTGATCCCCCCCAGCATCGGCATGATTGTTTACGGTGTGGTGTCCGGCACGTCGATAGGTGAACTGTTCATTGCCGGCGTCGGTCCCGGTTTGATGATCCTGGGCATGTTCTGTGTTTATTGCTGGATCGCCTCGGTACGGATGAACATCGCGCGTCAGCCCAAGGCGGATTCCGCCACACGGTGGAAATCAGTCCGCGGGGCAATTTTTCCGTTAGGATTTCCCGTGATCGTGATCGGTGGAATCTACTCGGGATTCTTCAGCCCCACCGAAGCGGCCGCGGTCTCGGTGTTGTATGCCGTGATTTTAGAGATCGCCATTTTCCGGGAACTGTCGCTGCGCGATCTCCCGGACATCGCTCTCTCAACGGGGGTGGTCACCGCCGTTGTGTTTGTTTTGGTCGGTGCGGGCGCCGCATTTAGTTGGGTCATCTCCTTCGCGCAGTTGCCCGATGCATTGATCAACGATTGGCTGGGCTTATCAGCGGCGTCGGGATATTGGACGATCATGCTCACAATCGCCGCTGCGTTTTTTATTGGATGCATGTTCGTCGACCCCATTGTCGTGATTTTAATTTTGACGCCGATCTTTCATCCAGTTGCCGCAGCGGCGGGGATCGACCCGGTCTTGGTGGGGATTGTGGTGACTTTGCAAGTGGCGATTGGTTCTGCGACGCCACCATTCGGCTGTGATATTTTTACAGCGATCGCCGTGTTTCGCCGCCCGTACTGGGAGGTCATTCGCGGGACACCGCCGTTTATCGCAATCCTGTTATTGGCCGCCGTTTTGTTGATCGCGTTTCCCGAGATTTCCCTGTTTCTCCGCGATCTGGCGTTTGGATGA
- a CDS encoding TRAP transporter small permease, which yields MALLTRLFAGIQRIEEFLLGWSIIAIAALTISNVFCRAVLQFSLPFTGELSQFFMIMVTFVGLSYAASRGRHIRMTALYDQFSPRGRKVLMIAISASTAALMLVLAWYSFQYIGTVRFLESVSPVLQVPLYVVYLLVPLGLISAAIQYALTTARNVMSPDVYISFDVKDEYDQPLDGEI from the coding sequence ATGGCCCTTTTGACGCGGCTGTTTGCCGGTATTCAACGCATCGAAGAATTTCTCCTCGGTTGGTCGATCATCGCGATTGCAGCTTTGACGATCAGCAATGTCTTCTGCCGCGCCGTTTTGCAATTCAGCCTGCCATTCACTGGAGAGTTGTCACAATTCTTCATGATCATGGTCACATTTGTCGGCCTCAGTTATGCGGCCAGTCGCGGCCGGCATATCCGTATGACGGCCCTCTATGACCAATTCAGCCCGCGCGGGCGGAAGGTGCTGATGATCGCCATTAGCGCATCGACAGCCGCGCTGATGCTGGTTCTTGCTTGGTATTCCTTCCAATACATTGGTACCGTGCGGTTTTTAGAAAGCGTCTCGCCCGTTTTGCAGGTTCCGTTGTATGTGGTTTATTTACTAGTCCCGCTAGGATTGATTTCTGCGGCGATACAATATGCGCTCACGACCGCTCGGAACGTCATGTCGCCGGACGTCTATATTTCATTCGACGTGAAAGACGAGTACGACCAACCCCTCGACGGGGAAATCTAA
- the nrfH gene encoding cytochrome c nitrite reductase small subunit has translation MAKPDKAELEDSAASPQGKTPQPARKRTAFILAVLFIIGLGFLSGVGTFTFGYGKGASYFSNNPQSCANCHVMQDHFDSWQKSSHHHVAVCNDCHLPHEFPGNLITKADNGFFHSVAFTLHDYHDPIQTKPRNQKVTQDACISCHGDFVHALQPQAAGGESLSCVHCHADVGHAFRPYSTGSQRESASSESH, from the coding sequence ATGGCCAAACCCGATAAAGCTGAATTAGAAGATTCCGCAGCCTCTCCCCAGGGGAAGACGCCTCAGCCTGCCCGAAAACGAACCGCGTTCATCTTGGCTGTGCTGTTTATCATTGGTCTGGGATTTCTTTCGGGGGTCGGCACATTCACGTTCGGATACGGCAAGGGAGCCAGTTACTTTAGTAACAATCCCCAATCGTGTGCCAACTGCCACGTGATGCAAGACCATTTTGATTCCTGGCAAAAGAGCAGCCATCATCACGTCGCCGTCTGCAACGATTGCCATTTGCCGCACGAATTTCCCGGCAACTTGATCACAAAAGCAGACAATGGGTTTTTCCACTCCGTGGCATTCACGCTCCACGACTATCACGACCCGATCCAAACCAAGCCCCGCAACCAAAAAGTCACGCAGGATGCCTGCATAAGCTGTCACGGCGACTTCGTGCATGCCCTGCAACCACAGGCCGCGGGGGGCGAATCGCTCTCCTGTGTCCACTGCCATGCGGACGTCGGCCATGCATTTCGGCCGTATTCAACCGGCAGTCAACGCGAATCGGCTTCCTCTGAATCCCACTAA
- a CDS encoding TRAP transporter substrate-binding protein: MSQAKLIRVRWLLAILPCVALLCSCGRPVAQKSPGPIQWRFAIEETIGSVQHEYALKFKELIESRSQGAIEVTIYPYGTLGTSDQITELVDMGVIQFAMASPGHLGKLIPEVQVFLLHFVFSDDEEINNQVLNDNPELRRTFDELYARKRLKLLSIYSEGWQVWTTKKAIRTPEDFSGVKMRVMTSPLLLAAYAAYGASPTPLPYSEVYSALQLNMIDGQENPVFAIQEMSFYEVTDWMIFAKQSPFITTSVTNLEFFQGLPSEQQELVLETVDELNGYILEVQREFNRDRLKLIQENKPGLNIVPDLTAEQREAFRDASQSVRQQFVELAGPEGQRLLDELIRAIKSAEAKRAQ; the protein is encoded by the coding sequence ATGTCTCAAGCAAAATTGATCCGCGTCCGCTGGCTATTGGCGATCTTGCCGTGCGTGGCACTACTCTGCTCATGCGGCCGGCCTGTCGCGCAGAAATCACCTGGACCGATTCAATGGCGATTTGCCATCGAAGAAACGATTGGCAGCGTCCAGCATGAATATGCGCTCAAATTCAAGGAATTGATCGAGTCGCGCTCCCAAGGCGCGATTGAAGTCACGATCTATCCTTACGGCACGCTCGGTACGTCGGATCAGATTACAGAGCTGGTCGACATGGGCGTCATCCAATTCGCCATGGCCTCCCCGGGTCATCTCGGAAAACTGATCCCCGAAGTGCAGGTGTTCCTGTTGCACTTTGTGTTTTCCGATGACGAGGAAATCAACAACCAAGTGCTCAACGACAATCCGGAGTTGCGACGCACATTCGATGAACTGTATGCCCGCAAACGACTGAAGTTGTTATCAATCTATTCCGAAGGTTGGCAGGTGTGGACCACAAAAAAAGCAATCCGTACTCCGGAAGATTTTAGCGGTGTGAAGATGCGGGTAATGACCTCGCCTTTGCTGTTGGCCGCCTACGCCGCTTATGGGGCCAGCCCGACCCCCCTGCCCTATTCGGAAGTCTATTCCGCTTTGCAGTTGAACATGATTGACGGCCAGGAAAATCCGGTGTTTGCGATCCAGGAAATGAGCTTTTACGAAGTGACCGACTGGATGATCTTCGCTAAGCAATCACCGTTCATTACGACCTCCGTCACCAACCTGGAATTTTTCCAAGGCTTGCCATCAGAGCAACAGGAACTGGTGCTGGAAACCGTCGATGAATTGAACGGCTATATTCTAGAAGTCCAACGCGAATTTAACCGCGACCGGTTGAAATTGATCCAAGAGAACAAGCCCGGGCTGAACATCGTACCCGACTTAACCGCGGAGCAACGCGAGGCATTTCGCGACGCCAGCCAGTCAGTCCGACAACAGTTTGTCGAGTTAGCCGGCCCCGAAGGTCAGCGACTGCTCGACGAACTCATCCGGGCCATAAAATCCGCCGAAGCAAAGCGCGCTCAATAG